The following DNA comes from Meiothermus sp..
CCCCCACAAGCAGCAGCGCATTGCCCGCGAAACCCTGGAGATTTATGCGCCGCTGGCGCACCGGCTGGGGATTGGTCAGGTCAAGCTCGAGCTCGAAGACCTTTCCTTCCGCTACCTTGACCCCGAGAACTACCAGGCCCTCGAGGCCCGCCTCAAAAGCCACCGGGCCGAGCGCGAGGCCGCGGTGCAGGCCGCTAAAGAAAAGCTCGAGCAAGCCCTGGCCCGCGACTTCATCCTCAAGCAGTCAGTCAAGAAAGTCGAGGTCACAGGCCGTACCAAGCACCTGTTCTCCATCTGGAAGAAGATGGAACGGGAGGGTAAAACCATCGAGCAAATTTACGACCTGCTGGCCTTACGGGTCGTATTAGAACCACGGCCAGGCCAGGATGCCGAAGAAAACGCCCTGCGCGAGAAGCAGGTTTGTTATCACGTACTGGGCCTGGTGCATGCTCTGTGGCAGCCCATCCCGGGCCGGGTCAAGGACTATATCGCAGTGCCCAAGCCCAATGGCTACCAGTCGCTGCACACCACGGTTATCGCCGTCAACGGGCTGCCGCTGGAGGTGCAGATTCGCACCAAGGAAATGCACCGCGTCGCCGAGTTTGGCGTCGCCGCTCACTGGCTCTACAAGGAAGGCGTGACCGACCCCGAAGACCTTCGCCGACGGGTAGGCTGGCTCAAAAGCATCCAGGACTGGCAGCAGGAATACAGCAGCTCGCGCGATTTTGTCGAGGCCGTGACCAAAGAGCTGCTGGGGGATCGGGTTTTTGTTTTCACCCCCAAAGGCAAGATCATCAACCTGCCCAAGGGCTCGAGCCCGGTGGACTTTGCCTACCACATCCACACCGAGGTGGGTCACCATATGGTGGGGGCTAAGGTCAACGGACGCATTGTGCCCCTGAGCTACGAACTGCAAAACGGCGAAATTGTAGAGATTCTCACCGCTAAAACCGCTCACCCCTCCAAGGACTGGATCGACTACGCCAAAACCCGTTCGGCCAAGCAGAAAATCCGTATGTACTTCCGGGCCTTTGAACGGGCCGAGACCCTGGAAAAAGGCGTGCGGATGCTAGAAAAGTACTTCAAGCGGCGGGGCCTACCCCGGCCCCTGGAGAGCCAGCTCGAGGAGGTGGGACGCAAGCTCCTCAAAAGCTCGTCACCGGAAGACCTCTACGCCGCCATCGCCACTGGGCGGGTAGCACCCCAGCAAGTTGCCCGCATCCTGGCCCCCAAAAGCGAAACCGCCATCACCAAGCCCAAGCCTGCCAAAAACGAGTTGGGCATTCGTTTAGAGTCCAACCTCAACGTCCCCATCAAGCTGGCCAGTTGCTGTGAGCCTGCCAAGGGTGATGCCATTCTGGGCTACATCACCCGGGGGCGGGGGGTCACGATTCACAAAGCAGGCTGCCCCAACATGCGCCGGCTGATGGAGCACGACTCCGGGCGGGTCGTGCCGGCCTACTGGGAAGGGCTGGGCCGGGTGATGCAGCTCGAGGTGCTGGCCGACGACCGGGCTGGTTTGCTGCGCGACATCATGGATGCCATTGCCTGGATGGGCAAAAGCGCCATGGGCGTAAACTCGAGCCCCACCTCGCCGCTTTCTTCGCTATTTCGCATCAGCACTCGCATAGACCTCAGCGAAAGTGAGCAAAAAACGCTTGATGAACGTTTGCGCAGCGTGCCCAATGTGCGCTCAGTGAGCTGGTCCCAGGTGTTATAGGGCCCGTACTCAAAGGATTTCGCAGCCAGTTGGCATGGATGGCACACCCAGCATGAGTCCCCTTCTGGCCCTACCCATCGCTTTTGGAGTCGGGCTGCTGGCCGAGCGGATGGGCTGGCTCAGGCCGGGAGCTGCCTGGGCTGCTGCGCTGGTGGGAGGTCTGCCCATGTGGGCTGGAGGGATTCCAGCAGCCCTGGCCGTGCTCTTCTTTGTGGCTCTGGGCAGCCTTGCTAGTCGCTGGAATCAGCGTAGCCAAGACCGCTCGGGCCGCACAGCCTTTCAGGTGCTGGCCAACGGGTTTCCTGCTGCTTTGGGCCTTGCCCTGGGGTCGCCTGCGTTCTTTCTCGCAGCGCTGGCCACCGCAGCCGCGGATACCCTGGCAACTGAGCTGGGTAGCCGCAGTCGATGGGCCTGGCATCCCTTAAAAGGCCGGGTGAAAAGCGGAACCAACGCCGCCATCAGCGGGCCGGGTACCTTGGCCCTGCTTGGCGGGGCACTGCTGTTTGTGCCCTGGGCAGCCTGGCTCGAGGTACCCATCGCGGGAGTAGTGCTTGGAGGCATCGCCGGAGCCCTGGCCGATACTCTGCTTGGTTTGTGTGAAGACCGCTGGGCCTGGTGGAGCAACGACCTGACCAATCTGCTGGCCACCACGTTGGGCGGGCTGGTTGGTGTGTGCTTACCCTGGGTGTTCGCGGCTTAAGAAATGCTAAACTTTTAGGGCTTTTATTTGCACTACCATGACTGTGGATATTGCTTACCGCATTATCGGCCATTTGAAGACCTATGAGGCACCCCCTGAACACGCATAAAATGCCCTTTACTGGAATCCCATACGTCTGTTCGGGTAGGCTTGCATAGTGGTGGAACGATGCGCGGTCTTCTACTAGCCTTCGTACTGGCGCTCGCACCGCTGCCCAATCTCCCGTTTATCCCTTCCGGGAGTGAGATCCGGGTGGTGTCTCCAGATTTGCTCACGGTATATGTGGTCTGGCAGGTAGAAGAGCGCAACCTGGTTTTACAAAGCAAGCTGCCCGCGCCCGCCAATCGGGAGGTGCGGGTGCTGTTCCGGGTGGATGGAGGCTACCGCCCGCCATACAATGGGATCACGACCCCTAGGGGGGATATTGCCCTGCTGGTTCAAGGGGAGCGTGTTAGCCTTAATGAGCTGTTGACCCGCACATATCGCCTGAATCTGCCCAATGGGCGTGTCTTGCCGGAGGTTCGATGAAACGCATTTTGCTAATTGAAGACGACCCCGAAATTGCTCACCTCTTGCAGCTCGAGCTGGGCGAGGCTGGCTACACCGTGGACTGGGCCTCGGGCGGCATGTCCGGCCTGGTGCGCCTACGCGAAGCCGTACCCGATCTGGTCATCCTCGACCTGGGTCTACCCGACCTGGACGGCGGTGAGGTAGCCCGGCGCATTCGGGCAGGCTACGAAGTGCCCATCATTGTCCTGACCGCTGCCGACGCAGTCGAGCGCAAGGTCAGCCTGCTCTCCGACGGGGCCGACGACTACATCGTCAAGCCTTTTCATCCTGCCGAGCTACTGGCCCGTATCCAGGTGCAGTTACGCCACCGGGAGGGGGGCGAACAGATTAGCGTAGGAGGCCTGGAGGTATATCTCACCAAACGGCAGGTCTTGTTTGAAGGACAGGAACTGCGCCTTTCGCCCAAGGAATTCGAGCTGTTGTCGCTTTTGGTAAGCCGTGCGGGCAAGGTGTTCAGTCGGCAGGAGATCGAAGAACATCTGTGGGGAAGGCAGCTCGAGCGCGACTCCAACGTAGTGGATGTCCATATTGCCAACCTGCGCTCCAAACTGCGTGAAGTCGGTGCTTACGGCTACCTGCGCACCGTGCGCGGGGTAGGTTATGCCCTGCGGCAACGCGAGGCAGAGTAGGTCTGGTTTTGCAAGGCCCTCGCCTTGGTGGTGCACCCGGCTCATAACTCCCCTTAGCCCTCCGACCCACCCGCCTTTATGTCCTTCCGCACCCGTCTGATACTGGCCTATACGATTCTGTGGGTGCTGATTCTGGTTCTGACCCTGAGCATCGCGGTCTACAGCATCAACTTTGGTCTGTACGGGCAGGTCGAGCGTACGCTATTGCGCTACGTCAACGAGGTGGCTTTGCTGTATGCCTCAGGCCGCGCTGGGGAGATTAGCCTGCCACGCTCCGGCCCGGTAAGCGTTAGCTTCTACAGTAGCGGTGGGCAGCTTCTGGTAGCGCCCACCCCCGATTTCGAGCATAAAGTGCCCAAAAACTATATACGTTCCGCCAGCAGTACCGCCAAACCCTACTATGCCCCCACCTTTATGGCCGCCTACCAGGCCATACCGGGGGCGGTGGTGGTGGTCAGTCAGGACACTCGTTACATTGAGAGCATCTCGGCCACCGTACGCAATACCCTGATCCAGGGGATGGCTTTTTTATTGCCTTTAGGAGCTCTTCTGATTGTGTTGGCGGCCCAGGTTTCGCTTATTCCGCTACACCGCGCAGCCTCGGAGGTGGACAAGCGCGGCCCGCGCAACCTCGAGCCCATTCACTACACCGGCCCCAAGGACGACCTGGGGGTGATGATAGAAAAGGTCAACGACCTGCTGGGCGAGCTGCGCGAGGCCCAGGCGCGCGAACGAGCCTTCCTGGCCGAGGTCTCGCACGAACTGCGTACCCCCTTAACCTCGCTCAATGGCTACCTCGAGCGCCTCAGCCGCAACCCTAGCGATACCGAGATGCTCGAGCGCGCTCGCAAAATTGCGGCCCACACCGCGCGTATGGTGCAAGATTTGCTAGCCCTGGCCCGTGGCGAGGCCGAACGGAGCGTAAACCCCCATATTGTCAACCTGGGCGAGCTTCTCCGTCAGGCGGTAGAGGAGTATCCGGGGGTAACACTCAAGATTCCCCCCGAGTTCCCCGAGGTGCTGGGCGATCCCGACCGCCTGCTGCAACTGGCCCGCAACCTGATTGCCAATGCCGTACGGGCCGCAGGCGCTCCCGAAAAAGTGCAGGTGCGGGTCTGGATGGTCAAGGAACCCACCGACAACCCTCCCGACCCCTACGAGTCTGCCGACGAACTGCGCACCACCTCCACCCCCGAGATGACGCCCCCCAAGCAGCCCTGGGCCGCCTTTGCAGTGGTGGATCGGGGGCCGGGCATCGCCCCCGAGGTACTGCCGCGCCTGTTTACCCGCTTTGCCCGCGGCCCCGAAGGCGGTACCGGGCTGGGCCTGGCCATCGCCAAGCAGATTGCCGAAGCCCACGGGGGCGAAATTCGTGTAGCCAGCCGTCCCGGCGAGACCCGCTTTACGGTGTTTTTACCGCTTCTGATGGAAGAAGAATAGTTTTTGTTTGCATCCCTTCGCAAACTTTCGTATGCTTTCGCTATGCCCTCCCTCGAGGCCACCTTCCGTCACCAGGAAATCCTGGAGAAGCTGCACCGGGATGGCCGGGCCGAGGTGCGCAAGCTGGCCCAGCACTTTGGCGTCTCAGCCGTTACCATCCGCGCCGACCTGGAGTATCTGGAACAGCAGGGGCTATTGCGCCGTACCCGCGGGGGTGCTGTACCAGCAGAAACCAAACGCTTCGAGCTTCCCCTGGAAGAAACCCGCCAGGTGCATGCTAAAGAGAAGGAGCGCATCGGCAATTACGCTGCCGGCCTGGTGCGCGACGGCGAGACCATCATTCTGGACGTGGGCAGCACCACCACCGAGTTGGCCAAGGCCCTCTCGCCCTCGCTCAAAAACGTGGTGGTTATCACCAGCGGCCTCAACATTGCTTTGCTGCTGGAGTCGCACCCTGGCATTACGGTAATCGTCACGGGCGGTACGCTACGGCCTTTGCAGCACTCGCTGGTCAACCCCTACGGCACCCTGTTGTTGCGCGAAATCAACGCCGACAAAGCCTTTATCGGTTGCAACGGAGTGCACCCCGACAAAGGCTTTACCAACACCAACCTGCAAGAGGCCGAAATCAAGCGGGCCATGATCGAGGCGGCCCGCGAGATTATCGTATTAGCCGATCACAGCAAGATCATGCAGGTCGCTGCCGCCCGTATTGGGCCGCTGGAGGCAGCCAACCTGCTCGTCACCGACCGCAAGGCCAAAAAGGAGGATCTCGAGCTATTACGGCAGCGGGGGCTCGAGGTTGCGGTAGGTCGGTAAACACACTGTTAAAAGGATTTGTTTCGCAACCTTTCGCAAGTGTTCATAACTATTGACAAGCTTTGGGCCCTGCCCTTAGACTCCGCTTGAACCTTGACGGGGAAAAAGCTTCCTGTGTATCCAGGTGGTTTTACTATGTGGTGTACCCCCGAAAAGGCTGGTGTCTAAGGAGGGTTATATGAAGCGTTTACTGGTTTTAGGAGCAGCCCTGGCTCTCACAGTGGCCTCGGCCCAATCTATACAGGGGAACCCCAACCTGCGCGGCGAGATCACCGTGTGGAGCTGGGACATTGCAGCCAAGGCCCTGGAGGCTAACATCCCCGGCTTCAACAAGCTCTTCCCCAACGTGAAGGTCAAGGTGCTGGACATCGGCAACCAGGCCACCTACGACCGCGGCCTGGCCGGCTGTGCTGCCGGCGGGGGCGACCTGCCCGACGTCTATTCCGTCGAGAACAACGAGGCCGAGGTGTTCTGGGCCCGCTTCCCCAACTGCTTTACCGACCTGAACACCCTGCAGCCCGCTGCCTCTACCCTGCGCAACCAGTTCCCTGCCTTCAAGTGGACCGAACTCACCGTAGGCAACAAGGTCTTCGCCATGCCCTGGGACTCCGGCCCGGTGGTCATGTTCTACCGGCGCGACATCTACAGCCAGGCCGGCGTCAACCCGGCTACCATCCGCACCTGGGACGACTTTATTGCAGCTGGCAAGAAAATTGCTGCAGCCACCAACAACCGCGTCAAAGTAGGGGTCATTGCCAACGGTCAGGACGACGAATGGTTCCGTATGCTGGCCAACCAGAACAGCTGCTTCTACTTCAACAACGAGGCCAATGCCGTAACGGTGAACCAGCCCGGCTGTGTGACTGCGCTCGAGACCGTCAAGAAGCTGATTGACGCCGGTATCGTGATGCAAGGCGGCTGGAACGAGCAGATTCAGGCCTTCAAGGCCGGCACCGTAGCCACCAGCATGTTCGGGGCCTGGTACGAAGGCACCATCCGCTCCAACGCCCCCGAGCAGAGCGGCAAGTGGGGCGTGTACCCAATGCCCGCTTCCCGTCCCGGTGGGGTGCGCGCCGCCAACCTGGGTGGCTCAGCCCTGGCCATTCCCGCCTCCTCGCGCAATAAGGAAGCCGCCTGGGCCTTTGTCCGCTACGCTCTGGGCACCACCGAGGGCCAGGTGACCATGCTCAAGGAATATGGCCTGGTGCCCTCGCTGCTGGCCGCCACCCGCGATCCCTACGTGGCCCAGCCCCAGCCCTACTGGGGCAACCAGCGCATCTGGCAGGTGATCCTGGGCACCCTGGGCAACGTGCCGGCGGCCCGAGGCACCCAGTTCTTCCAGGAAGCCCGCGCCATTATGGTCAAGACCCAGGCCGACTACGTAGCCGGGCGCTTCCCGAACGCCAAAGCGGCCCTTGATGCCGCCGCCCAGCAGATCTCGCAGGCCACCGGTCTGCCCATCGCACGCTAAAACCACTTTGGGGGTGGGGGCTGCCCCACCCCCTCGCTTTTACAACAGTAGAATCGTTTTGGAGCCTCCCGTGAGGTGCAATATACCCAGACTTTTGACCTGGAGGACGCGTGAAACGTAGCGCGACCCCCTACCTTTTTTTACTGCCCTACCTGGCGATTTTCGCTTTGTTCTGGGCCTGGCCCATCCTCGAGTCGCTGCTTTTGTCGTTCCAGAACACCCGGGTCTCCCCCCCGGTCTGGAACCTAAGCATCAACTGGGGCCGCATCCTGGGCGATGCCGCCTTTTGGGACGCCCTGCGCAACACGGTTTTGATTCTGGTAATCCAGGTGCCCCTGATGCTGGCCCTGGCCACCGCGCTGGCCGTTGCGCTGAACTCGCAATTGTTGCGGGTCAAGGGGTTTTTTCGCTTCGCTTTCTTTGCGCCGGTGGTGGTGGGAGCGGTGGCCTACTCGGCGGTGTTCCGTCTGCTTTTCAACCAAAACGGCGCGGTTAATGCGTTCACGGGCCTCGAGCTCAACTGGATTTTCGACCCCGTGGGGGCCATGGCGGTCATCATCATCACCCTGACCTGGCGCTGGACCGGCTACAACGCCATCATCATCCTGGCCGGCCTGCAAAGCATCCCCAAGGATCTCTACGAGGCCGCCGAGATAGACGGGGCCAGCCCCTGGCAGCAGTTCTGGCGCATCACCGTACCCAGCCTGCGCCCGGTTTTGCTATTTTGCCTGGTGCTCTCCATTATCGGAACCCTGCAGCTCTTCACCGAGCCCTGGCTCATCACCAACGGCGGCCCCGGCACCGCCACCACCACCCTGGGGGTCTACCTCTACCGCCAGGGCTTCCAGAACATCAACTTCGGCTACGCCTCCACCATCGCCTACGCCATCACCCTGCTGGCGCTGGTCTTCTCCATCATCCAGCTTCGGCTTTTTGGGAGGGAATCATGAAACGGCGGCTCTGGTGGCGCAGCTTCTGGCTGCACCTGTTCCTGACCCCCCTGGCCCTTTTGTGGCTGGCCCCTTTGTGGCTGATGTTCGTCTTCTCGACCCACCCCGAGATCGCCATCTTCAGCACCCCCACCCCCATCCTGCCGGGCAACCAGTTTGCCGCCAACCTGCAAAGCCTGCAGGCCGACACCAACTTCCTGCGCTCTTTGTTCAACAGCGTGATGGTGGCCGGCATCTACACGGTGCTCTCCATCTTCCTGACCAGCCTGGCCGGGTACGCCTTTGCGCGTTTTGAGTTCTGGGGCAAGGGCCTGCTGTTCTCCCTGGTGATCGCCACCCTGACCATCCCCTACTTTGCGGTGGTGATCCCCCAGTTTATTCTGGTGGCCCGCGAGGCCAAAACCCTGCTGGCAATTCTGATTGGGATGGCAGTGTTTGGCGGTATCGCGGCCCTGCTAGCCTGGCTCCGCTTCTCGCCCACCCTGGGGCGGGCGCTGTGGGTGGGGTATGCGGTGGCGGCCCTGGCCTACCTCTTCCTGGGGGTGCCGGCGCTGCGCGAGGCCATGACCTTCGACTTCCGCCTCACCAACACCTGGTGGGCGGTGATTCTGCCCTCACTGGCCAACAGCCTGGGAGTGTTTTTCATGCGGCAAAACTTCCTCAGCGTTCCCATGAGCCTGCTGGAAGCCGCCCGCATAGACGGGGCCGGGGAGTTTCGCATCTTCTTCCGGATAGCCCTGCCGCTGGTGCTCCCGGCCATGGCTGCCCTGGCCATCATCCTCTTTCTGGCCTCCTGGAACGACTACCTGTGGCCTTTGCTGGTGCTCTCGGATCGGGAGATGCAGACCGCCCCGGTGGCGCTGG
Coding sequences within:
- a CDS encoding bifunctional (p)ppGpp synthetase/guanosine-3',5'-bis(diphosphate) 3'-pyrophosphohydrolase, which produces MIKPTQPIAVPLSPTAHSDVEALWQQLEPHLHYLPAAAKTQVREALEFAYTAHQGQQRKSGEPYIVHPVAVAQILAELGLDVETLLAGLLHDTIEDTDVRPEDIEERFGIAVRKIVEGETKVSKLYKLAHATQEDKHAEEKHAEDLRQMFIAMAEDVRIIIVKLADRLHNLRTLEFMPPHKQQRIARETLEIYAPLAHRLGIGQVKLELEDLSFRYLDPENYQALEARLKSHRAEREAAVQAAKEKLEQALARDFILKQSVKKVEVTGRTKHLFSIWKKMEREGKTIEQIYDLLALRVVLEPRPGQDAEENALREKQVCYHVLGLVHALWQPIPGRVKDYIAVPKPNGYQSLHTTVIAVNGLPLEVQIRTKEMHRVAEFGVAAHWLYKEGVTDPEDLRRRVGWLKSIQDWQQEYSSSRDFVEAVTKELLGDRVFVFTPKGKIINLPKGSSPVDFAYHIHTEVGHHMVGAKVNGRIVPLSYELQNGEIVEILTAKTAHPSKDWIDYAKTRSAKQKIRMYFRAFERAETLEKGVRMLEKYFKRRGLPRPLESQLEEVGRKLLKSSSPEDLYAAIATGRVAPQQVARILAPKSETAITKPKPAKNELGIRLESNLNVPIKLASCCEPAKGDAILGYITRGRGVTIHKAGCPNMRRLMEHDSGRVVPAYWEGLGRVMQLEVLADDRAGLLRDIMDAIAWMGKSAMGVNSSPTSPLSSLFRISTRIDLSESEQKTLDERLRSVPNVRSVSWSQVL
- a CDS encoding DUF92 domain-containing protein encodes the protein MSPLLALPIAFGVGLLAERMGWLRPGAAWAAALVGGLPMWAGGIPAALAVLFFVALGSLASRWNQRSQDRSGRTAFQVLANGFPAALGLALGSPAFFLAALATAAADTLATELGSRSRWAWHPLKGRVKSGTNAAISGPGTLALLGGALLFVPWAAWLEVPIAGVVLGGIAGALADTLLGLCEDRWAWWSNDLTNLLATTLGGLVGVCLPWVFAA
- a CDS encoding response regulator transcription factor: MKRILLIEDDPEIAHLLQLELGEAGYTVDWASGGMSGLVRLREAVPDLVILDLGLPDLDGGEVARRIRAGYEVPIIVLTAADAVERKVSLLSDGADDYIVKPFHPAELLARIQVQLRHREGGEQISVGGLEVYLTKRQVLFEGQELRLSPKEFELLSLLVSRAGKVFSRQEIEEHLWGRQLERDSNVVDVHIANLRSKLREVGAYGYLRTVRGVGYALRQREAE
- a CDS encoding cell wall metabolism sensor histidine kinase WalK; translated protein: MSFRTRLILAYTILWVLILVLTLSIAVYSINFGLYGQVERTLLRYVNEVALLYASGRAGEISLPRSGPVSVSFYSSGGQLLVAPTPDFEHKVPKNYIRSASSTAKPYYAPTFMAAYQAIPGAVVVVSQDTRYIESISATVRNTLIQGMAFLLPLGALLIVLAAQVSLIPLHRAASEVDKRGPRNLEPIHYTGPKDDLGVMIEKVNDLLGELREAQARERAFLAEVSHELRTPLTSLNGYLERLSRNPSDTEMLERARKIAAHTARMVQDLLALARGEAERSVNPHIVNLGELLRQAVEEYPGVTLKIPPEFPEVLGDPDRLLQLARNLIANAVRAAGAPEKVQVRVWMVKEPTDNPPDPYESADELRTTSTPEMTPPKQPWAAFAVVDRGPGIAPEVLPRLFTRFARGPEGGTGLGLAIAKQIAEAHGGEIRVASRPGETRFTVFLPLLMEEE
- a CDS encoding DeoR/GlpR family DNA-binding transcription regulator, with protein sequence MPSLEATFRHQEILEKLHRDGRAEVRKLAQHFGVSAVTIRADLEYLEQQGLLRRTRGGAVPAETKRFELPLEETRQVHAKEKERIGNYAAGLVRDGETIILDVGSTTTELAKALSPSLKNVVVITSGLNIALLLESHPGITVIVTGGTLRPLQHSLVNPYGTLLLREINADKAFIGCNGVHPDKGFTNTNLQEAEIKRAMIEAAREIIVLADHSKIMQVAAARIGPLEAANLLVTDRKAKKEDLELLRQRGLEVAVGR
- a CDS encoding ABC transporter substrate-binding protein yields the protein MKRLLVLGAALALTVASAQSIQGNPNLRGEITVWSWDIAAKALEANIPGFNKLFPNVKVKVLDIGNQATYDRGLAGCAAGGGDLPDVYSVENNEAEVFWARFPNCFTDLNTLQPAASTLRNQFPAFKWTELTVGNKVFAMPWDSGPVVMFYRRDIYSQAGVNPATIRTWDDFIAAGKKIAAATNNRVKVGVIANGQDDEWFRMLANQNSCFYFNNEANAVTVNQPGCVTALETVKKLIDAGIVMQGGWNEQIQAFKAGTVATSMFGAWYEGTIRSNAPEQSGKWGVYPMPASRPGGVRAANLGGSALAIPASSRNKEAAWAFVRYALGTTEGQVTMLKEYGLVPSLLAATRDPYVAQPQPYWGNQRIWQVILGTLGNVPAARGTQFFQEARAIMVKTQADYVAGRFPNAKAALDAAAQQISQATGLPIAR
- a CDS encoding carbohydrate ABC transporter permease; amino-acid sequence: MKRSATPYLFLLPYLAIFALFWAWPILESLLLSFQNTRVSPPVWNLSINWGRILGDAAFWDALRNTVLILVIQVPLMLALATALAVALNSQLLRVKGFFRFAFFAPVVVGAVAYSAVFRLLFNQNGAVNAFTGLELNWIFDPVGAMAVIIITLTWRWTGYNAIIILAGLQSIPKDLYEAAEIDGASPWQQFWRITVPSLRPVLLFCLVLSIIGTLQLFTEPWLITNGGPGTATTTLGVYLYRQGFQNINFGYASTIAYAITLLALVFSIIQLRLFGRES
- a CDS encoding carbohydrate ABC transporter permease, coding for MKRRLWWRSFWLHLFLTPLALLWLAPLWLMFVFSTHPEIAIFSTPTPILPGNQFAANLQSLQADTNFLRSLFNSVMVAGIYTVLSIFLTSLAGYAFARFEFWGKGLLFSLVIATLTIPYFAVVIPQFILVAREAKTLLAILIGMAVFGGIAALLAWLRFSPTLGRALWVGYAVAALAYLFLGVPALREAMTFDFRLTNTWWAVILPSLANSLGVFFMRQNFLSVPMSLLEAARIDGAGEFRIFFRIALPLVLPAMAALAIILFLASWNDYLWPLLVLSDREMQTAPVALGSLIGLTRVSWGGIMVGAVMTTLPFLVLFLFLQRYFIAGITAGGVKD